A region of Streptomyces paludis DNA encodes the following proteins:
- a CDS encoding ATP-binding protein, with amino-acid sequence MAVFPAGCRAPGAGGAVQAAVADADGVAGRAGVGHGGGAVSRAPVVRRWKRHARSVGLARAELRKALALWGLSSVEEAAVLVLSELVTNAVRHAHVPAGREVETRFLALPGGGVRLEVHDACSRRPEVQDASPGACAGRGLLIVEAVADSWGVAGRDGVGKAVWAVVSG; translated from the coding sequence GTGGCCGTGTTCCCGGCGGGATGTCGAGCGCCGGGAGCGGGTGGAGCAGTACAGGCGGCGGTTGCTGATGCGGACGGAGTGGCTGGCCGCGCAGGGGTCGGGCACGGGGGCGGTGCGGTGAGCCGGGCTCCGGTGGTGCGCAGGTGGAAGCGGCACGCACGGTCCGTTGGGCTCGCGCGGGCGGAGTTGCGGAAGGCGCTGGCGCTGTGGGGACTGAGTTCGGTGGAGGAGGCGGCCGTGCTCGTGCTCTCGGAGCTGGTCACCAATGCCGTACGGCACGCGCACGTGCCGGCCGGGCGGGAGGTCGAGACGCGGTTCCTGGCGCTGCCCGGTGGTGGGGTGCGTCTTGAGGTGCATGACGCCTGTTCCCGGCGGCCGGAGGTGCAGGACGCTTCGCCCGGTGCCTGTGCTGGGCGGGGGCTTCTGATTGTTGAGGCGGTTGCCGACTCATGGGGTGTCGCCGGCCGTGACGGTGTCGGCAAGGCTGTCTGGGCGGTGGTGTCCGGGTGA
- a CDS encoding GntR family transcriptional regulator: protein MSTNAAGHWVSTSMPYLTPQPPGGPDAWAAESAARGRRGAQRIVGAGEVAASDEVAELLGVAPGAFVVVRRRVMYLDDEPCELTDTYYPAAIARGTRLAGTARIPGGAVTLLAELGHVGVRVREDITARLPTPEEREALQTAPDEPVLRLTRTTLDGEDHPIQADTMTMPAHRQRLRYEIRIG from the coding sequence ATGAGCACCAACGCCGCCGGTCATTGGGTCAGCACCTCCATGCCCTACCTGACACCACAGCCCCCCGGCGGCCCCGACGCGTGGGCCGCCGAGTCCGCGGCACGGGGCCGGCGCGGCGCGCAACGGATCGTCGGGGCCGGCGAGGTCGCGGCGTCCGACGAGGTCGCGGAGCTGCTCGGGGTCGCGCCGGGCGCGTTCGTCGTCGTACGGCGGCGCGTGATGTACCTGGACGACGAGCCCTGCGAGCTGACCGACACCTACTACCCGGCCGCCATCGCCCGCGGCACCCGCCTCGCCGGTACGGCCAGGATCCCTGGCGGCGCTGTCACCCTCCTCGCCGAGCTGGGACACGTGGGCGTACGCGTCCGCGAGGACATCACCGCCCGCCTCCCCACCCCCGAGGAACGCGAAGCCCTCCAAACCGCCCCGGACGAACCGGTACTCCGCCTGACCCGCACCACCCTCGACGGCGAGGACCACCCCATCCAGGCCGACACCATGACCATGCCCGCACACCGCCAACGACTGCGGTACGAGATCAGAATCGGATGA
- a CDS encoding GntR family transcriptional regulator, which translates to MPRTTAPQTGENRPDRRSLHQRIAADLRDEIMTGDLALGADLPSTTRLKERFDASNATVQKALQLLKDEQLVIGRAGAAVTVREHRQLTVRPASSLDVADRGRPYPWLAETAKHGGTARTRLLAVAETAPPADVAAALGLPSGGTALLRHQLLLLDEQPVELVHAYYPLDIARGTALMEHRRIRGGTPALLTELGHSPRLGVDHVSARVPTQEQYEALRLPGDLPVLRTLRVVYGPDERPVEATVMAKAGHLYELRYEFTPA; encoded by the coding sequence GTGCCCCGGACCACCGCGCCCCAGACCGGAGAGAACAGGCCCGACCGGCGCTCCCTCCATCAGCGGATCGCCGCCGATCTGCGCGACGAGATCATGACCGGAGACCTCGCCCTGGGCGCTGACCTGCCGTCCACCACACGCCTCAAGGAGCGATTCGACGCCTCGAACGCCACCGTGCAGAAAGCGCTGCAACTCCTCAAGGACGAACAGCTGGTCATCGGGCGCGCGGGCGCCGCCGTAACCGTGCGGGAGCATCGGCAGCTGACCGTACGGCCCGCCTCGTCCCTGGACGTCGCGGACCGCGGCAGGCCGTACCCATGGCTCGCGGAGACCGCGAAGCACGGCGGCACAGCCCGCACCAGACTGCTCGCCGTCGCCGAGACGGCGCCTCCCGCCGATGTGGCGGCGGCCCTCGGACTGCCGTCCGGCGGCACCGCACTCCTGCGCCACCAACTGCTGCTCCTCGACGAGCAGCCGGTCGAACTCGTCCACGCCTACTACCCACTGGACATCGCCCGTGGCACCGCCCTGATGGAACACCGCCGCATCCGGGGCGGAACCCCCGCCCTCCTGACCGAACTGGGCCACTCACCCCGCCTCGGCGTCGACCACGTCTCCGCCCGCGTCCCCACCCAGGAGCAGTACGAGGCGCTCCGCCTCCCCGGCGACCTGCCGGTCCTGCGCACACTGCGCGTCGTGTACGGGCCCGACGAGCGACCGGTCGAGGCCACGGTGATGGCGAAGGCAGGCCATCTGTACGAGCTGCGGTACGAGTTCACTCCCGCTTGA
- a CDS encoding DUF4037 domain-containing protein yields MRQLIENMAHRLAEVPGVVGVMLGGSRARGEQRADSDWDLGVYYRDTPDLGALRALAGPGVEVAGPGGWGPWVNGGAWLRVDGVAVDWILRDLDRVERVWADCREGRYEVGTQPGHPLGFWSPCYAGEVALGDVLADPSGELTDLRRRTTAYPEPLREALMAGAWEAEFLVAAAMKGAHRSDTLFVSLCLSRAVGVLVQSLYAEDRRWCLNEKGALAVAATLPSAPPDFGPRVRRLLGAPGESAEALTATVASARVLTEETLATLRNRIRQENRASGIRG; encoded by the coding sequence ATGCGGCAGCTCATCGAGAACATGGCCCACCGCCTGGCCGAAGTCCCGGGTGTCGTCGGGGTGATGCTCGGCGGGAGCCGGGCGCGTGGGGAACAGCGGGCGGATTCCGACTGGGATCTGGGGGTGTACTACCGGGACACGCCCGATCTCGGCGCGTTGCGCGCGCTGGCCGGGCCCGGGGTGGAGGTGGCCGGACCCGGGGGCTGGGGGCCGTGGGTGAACGGGGGCGCGTGGCTGCGGGTGGACGGCGTGGCGGTGGACTGGATCCTGCGGGATCTGGACCGGGTCGAGCGGGTGTGGGCGGACTGCCGTGAGGGCCGGTACGAGGTGGGGACACAGCCGGGGCATCCGCTCGGGTTCTGGTCGCCGTGCTACGCGGGCGAGGTCGCGCTGGGGGACGTACTGGCGGACCCGAGCGGTGAGCTGACAGACCTCCGGCGCCGGACCACCGCCTACCCCGAGCCGCTGCGCGAAGCGTTGATGGCTGGCGCGTGGGAGGCGGAGTTCCTGGTCGCCGCCGCGATGAAGGGCGCGCACCGGTCGGACACCCTCTTCGTCTCGCTCTGCCTGTCCCGGGCCGTCGGCGTACTGGTGCAGAGCCTGTACGCCGAGGACCGACGCTGGTGCCTCAACGAAAAGGGCGCGCTGGCCGTCGCCGCGACCCTGCCGAGCGCACCGCCCGACTTCGGACCACGCGTCCGCCGTCTCCTGGGGGCACCCGGCGAGAGCGCCGAGGCGCTGACGGCGACGGTGGCGTCGGCGCGGGTGCTGACCGAGGAGACCCTCGCCACGCTGCGGAACCGCATCCGTCAGGAGAACCGGGCCAGCGGAATAAGGGGATGA
- a CDS encoding methyltransferase domain-containing protein encodes MEALARRTAHLADALIHVPRYPFIPRQAWAAGTPAGAGSGATRGRWIDRDADPEVWWRAVSSDAAIYTQLDDGESPLTAENAAKTFAPTCSASSPSLVAAFLRRLGPGQGDRILEIGTGTGWTAGLLSYVTGDQKNVTTVEVDAALAAVAERNLRSVGMAPRLVVGDGTAGIPDPAATFDGVHVTCGVRDIPYRWVEQTRPGGVIVLPHAPATRLLRLTVGENGTASGSFHEVCSFMLLRAQRRPVSRLKRTEPRTRKLRTAPDPLLHAHTEPGLEVLLGDLVGDIPFATGSSGSGSGSGSGDAGLLSSGTSLATVEAGRVTQTGPRDLWDEAEEVYRGWKERGSPGLDRIGFTVTRSRQYVWLDDPTVSAAQTMGFTKGSEHG; translated from the coding sequence GTGGAAGCGTTGGCACGGCGTACGGCTCATCTCGCGGACGCGCTGATTCATGTACCCCGGTATCCGTTCATCCCTCGGCAGGCGTGGGCCGCGGGCACTCCCGCGGGTGCCGGTTCCGGCGCGACGCGCGGGCGCTGGATCGACCGGGACGCCGACCCCGAGGTGTGGTGGCGGGCCGTCTCGTCGGATGCGGCGATCTATACGCAACTCGACGACGGGGAGAGCCCGCTCACCGCCGAGAACGCGGCGAAGACCTTCGCACCCACGTGCTCCGCTTCGAGCCCGTCCCTCGTCGCGGCCTTTCTCCGGCGGCTCGGGCCCGGGCAGGGCGACCGGATCCTGGAAATCGGCACGGGCACGGGATGGACCGCCGGGCTCCTCTCGTACGTGACCGGCGACCAGAAGAACGTGACGACGGTCGAAGTGGACGCCGCTCTCGCCGCCGTCGCGGAGCGGAATCTGCGGTCCGTCGGCATGGCGCCCCGCCTTGTGGTCGGCGATGGAACGGCGGGGATACCCGACCCCGCCGCGACGTTCGACGGGGTCCATGTCACCTGCGGGGTACGGGACATTCCGTACCGCTGGGTGGAACAGACCCGCCCCGGCGGCGTCATCGTCCTCCCGCACGCACCGGCCACCCGACTGCTGCGCCTCACCGTGGGCGAGAACGGCACCGCGTCCGGGAGCTTCCACGAGGTGTGCTCGTTCATGCTGCTGCGCGCGCAGCGCCGACCGGTGAGCCGCCTGAAGCGCACGGAGCCACGTACCCGAAAACTGCGCACCGCCCCGGACCCCCTGCTGCACGCACACACCGAACCGGGGCTTGAGGTGCTCCTCGGTGACCTGGTGGGAGACATCCCCTTCGCCACCGGGAGTTCCGGCTCCGGCTCGGGTTCCGGCTCCGGGGACGCGGGACTGCTCAGCTCCGGGACGTCACTCGCGACGGTGGAGGCCGGCCGGGTCACACAGACAGGGCCGCGCGATCTGTGGGACGAGGCCGAGGAGGTGTACCGGGGCTGGAAGGAGAGGGGAAGCCCCGGGCTCGATCGCATCGGATTCACCGTGACGCGGTCAAGGCAGTACGTATGGCTGGACGATCCGACCGTATCCGCCGCTCAAACGATGGGCTTTACGAAGGGAAGCGAGCATGGCTGA